AGCACTTTCTGGAAGTGTTGAACAAGGCTTGGGAGGAGCGCGTTCCGAATTGATACACAGCTTACTTTGCCAGTATCCCGCACAGATGATAAAGCAGCCTTGCACCTACGTTAGCGTCCCATTCATCATGGGCTCCGGGTGCAACTTCCACAAGGTCGAAACCGATGATCTTCTTTCCGCTCGCGGCTAAACGAGAAAGGAGATAGGTGGCCTCTTCGAACTGTAGTCCACCGGGTACGGGTGTGCCGGTATTCGGACAGAGCGTGGGTTCCAAGCCATCGATATCGAAACTGATATGGACCTTTTCCGGTAACGCGCTAATGATCGCATCGCACTGTTCGCGCCACGTTATACCATCAAATTGCTGACGGCGTATATCCGCACTCAAGATCACTTTTACACGATCTTTTTGTTTGAGGAAAACAGTGTTCTCTTGTTCGCAAAAATCACGGATACCAACACTTACCAACTGCTTCATTTGCTTGATCGGAAGTGTGTTGTACATGATGCTCGCATGGCTATACGTGAAGTCTTCATAGGCAATGCGAAGATCCATATGTGCATCGATATGGAGGATACCGAACTCCTTATGTCGCTTGGCCTGCGCTTGGAATAGGCCAAGCGGTGTGCTGTGGTCCCCACCAACAAGACCCACCAACTTTCCTTGGTCCATCCAGTATCCGGCCCGTTGTTCAACCCATGCGTTCATCACTTCGCATTCGGCGTTGATCAAGTCCAACGCCTTTTTCGCACGAGCTTGTTTCTTTTTGTCTCCCCCTTTTATCAAAAGATCCATTACATGTTTGGCCTCTTTCTTCAACGCTTGGCTCTGTTCCAGCAATGCCATTGGGAGCTCATCCATCGCTATTCCACGCTTCCATAATTCCGGAAATTCCCGATGAAATAGATCCACCTGATAACTTGCTTCCAAGATCGCTTCGGGACCACAAGAAGTTCCTGCACCATAGCTCGTGGTCACTTCCCACGGTACCGGGATCAATACGATATCGGCTTCTTCTGCTGTGAAGGGTAGGCCGTAGATCCCAGCATCTTCAGGTGCAGGACCGTTAGCATCGAAATTCTTGATCTTGGTGGCTTTGGACATGTCGTTTTCGTTAGAGTACGCAAAGGTCGGTAGAACTGCCAATTCCCCAAGCGTTCATTGCGAACGCCCCGCACGTAGTGGTGCGGGGCGCGCTCGGCCCAAGCTATTTTCCCTCATTGCGTGGGGCCGATGTGGCACTGTGGTAGTGCCTTATTGCATCCGTCGGATCTTACATCCGCTGGAAAAGCAGGTCCAGCACGTTCGGTAGTTTGTAGGCTACGTCGTTGCTGGTGGAAGCCGTACTGCGATCCTCTTCGACCTGGTCGGATGAACCGCTCAATTTCCAATTTCCGATGCTAACGACAATGTTGCTCTTGGTTCCGGTTGTGTCAATTGCTGGAGCGTTCGGTTGTATGGGCAGATCATCCGGTACGTGATCCGGGTCCACATCACGGCTCAGACCACTTAGGGTCATGGTCCACGTTTGTCCCACCATGTCACCGTCGTACGTGTTGGTCACATTGTCCACATCATCCAACATGAAACCGGTATTATCCCCTAGATGGATCGCCTTGCCAAGGGGAACCTGTACAATGAAACGAATACGCTGCGCCCGTATCTTATCACTTTTCGGAAAATTCAGCCATGGCGAGAGTTCGAGGATGGAATCCACTTGAGATACCTTGAACGTAATGTTTGAAGCACGGATCATGCTACTTTTAAGTGAGCGAGCCTGTGCTTTGCGTTCCACGATCAAATGGTAGTTGTGATCCGGGCTTCGTTTTACATCCATCTGGGCCCATGCACCGTGAATGCTATCCGCAGAAGTACGGAACAGGTCAGCATCCCACCCGGTTCTTCCATTATTAAAGGATATTTTCCAGTTACGATCATCTTCTTCATCGATCATGCTGTTCACATGGAGTATCTGTCCAGTAGGTTGGAGCATTTCAACTTCGGTACGTAACTTTTCACTTCGCTTGAAATCATTTCCAAGGCGTATGCCAAGTACCATTGTTACGATCAAGGCAATGAACCAAACGGCCGCCAGCGTTCCGGAGAACCATCCTGGCGACTTGGTATTAAAGACCAGACGTAAGCCAAGAAGTACCAATGCGATAACCGGTATCAAGGCCAATAGAATGCTTGCCAGAACGAACCAGATCGCTTGACTTGAACTAGCGAAGAAGAGACCGCCCATTTCAAAATATCCGGCACCGCTACCACCGGAAAGACTGTCATACGTAAGTGTTCCTGCGCCAACGATCCCGGCGATCAGCATCATGCCTATTAGAAAGCCTGCTATGATCAATGCCACACCAATTATCTTGCCGAGCACTCCAACGCCTCTTGCTGCCGTGCGAGCGAACTGGTCTTTTCTAGGGCCTGCACCCGATCCGGCAAAACGCTTGCCTAGATCACTTGCTTCATTCGCGACATGAGTTGCGCCGGTCTTAACGCGTTCTGCACCTTCATCAAAAACCTTTTTCAGGTTATCAACGGTAACAGGTTCGCCACGCATTTCCAGCCGATCAGCTGCACTATCCGCTGGTGGTACAACGATCCATAGAATGATGTAGATAAGCACACCAACTCCCATGAACAGCAGTGCGATGTAGATCAAGCGTAGGATCAACGGGTCAAAACCGAAATAGGCACCGACCCCGCTCAATACTCCACCGACCCATTTGTCTTCGGTATCGCGCATTAAACGACGGTGTTTGCGGCCACCACCAAAGGTCCAGTTCGGATCACTACCCGCATTGGCATGCGCATTGTTCTCGCCATCATCGCTACTATCCATGTAGTCCTCCGGTTGACCCATGATACCGATGATATGTGCTACATCTTCGACATTCACGACCTGTCTTTTACCATCCAAACGCTCTTGGAAAAGCTCCGAGATCCGCGCTTCAATGTCGGCCATGATCTCATCGCGGCCGTCGGTTCCCGTGAACTGGCCTCGGATACTTGAGAGGTAGCGCTGCAACTTTTCATAGGCATCCTCTTCAATATGGAACACCGTGCCGCTGATGTTGGCTGTGAGGGTTTTTTTCATCGTCGTTACGCTAATGCGTTGGTTTGGTGGTTGCTGTTGGCGTGGGAAAGGATCATTTATTGAGGCGGGTTGTTTTCTTTACTGCAAGGCTCAATTCGTCCCAGGTCTGATCCAATTCCGTGAGGAATTTGTCACCAACGGTCGTGAGCTTATAATATTTGCGCGGCGGTCCGGAGCGTGATTCCTCCCAACGATAGTTGAGCAGGCCGGCATCCTTTAGGCGGGTGAGCAGCGGGTAGAGCGTTCCTTCGACCACGATCAACTTCGCTTCTTTCAACTTGGAGATAATGTCCGATGGATATAGCTCGCCCTGGGCCAGAACGCCAAGGATGCAGTATTCCAGCACCCCTTTGCGCATTTGCGCTTTTGTGTTCTCCACTTTCATGCGGTGATGGCCGTTTGGCCGTTGTTTGAATAATAGTGCATTTAGTACTTGACGATGCAAAGATATGTGCATAAGTTGGTACTATGCAACACATGGTACTATTTTATTATGAACGGTCTTGGGAATAGGATGAATGGTTACTGCGTGCTTCAGCTTCGTAACGGAAACCCTTACCCGCTTATCTTGCACCCATATCCTTAATCCATGTTCAAACGTATAGGCATTTTTGTTGTGCTACCCTTGGTGATCCTCGCCTTGTTCGGCTATTACCGATATTTTTGGGTGTTCGGTACCGGAGTAAAGTCCGGTGAACTCAATTACGTGGTCCATAAAGGGGTGCTATTCAAAACCTATGAAGGCAAGATGATACAGACCGGGATAAAGAGCCAAGAAGGCGCTTTCCAAAGTCTTGAGTTCCTGTTCTCGGTTGATGATCCTAAGGTTGCGGAGCAACTCATGGTGAATAGTGGAAATCAATTCAACCTGCACTACAAAGAGTATTTAGCGGCCCTGCCTTGGAGAGGCCATTCCGAATTCGTGGTGGATAGTATTATCTCCATGACCAAAGTAAATCGTTGAATGACCTTTGGAAACGAAGCTCCATTGCGTTCGACCTGGCTCCTATAAGTTATAGCTGGTTAAAGAATGGTACGTAGGTTCTTCTTCGTATTTCCGATCTTCTTGGCTCTCCTTGGGCTGATAGCCCTAGGTGTATCCACGTTGGATCATGCAACTGTATTGGATCACTTGAACAGAGCTGCGGCAGACGGTAATGTCGATTCGTATTCGGCAGGCCTGCATGGCCAGATCCAAGGAAACTTCCGCGTAGCTGCTCTGATCCTTGGTGCTTTCGCTGTATGTATGTTCCTACTACGCGATCAGCTTACGATCTGGTTCACGAGCGAAGGTGGTATAGCGCGTTTCATCACCGAAGCAAAAAAGTTGAAACGCGATTACGCCAAACGAACATCAAAAGGCCATAAACAAATGGTACTTCTGATCGTATTGGTTGGTGTCATATTGCGGTGTGTTATGCTGTTCCAACCAATTACGTACGATGAAGCATTCACCTACACCTATTTCGCGACACGTCCCTTATATATAATCCTAAGCGACTATTCGTATCCGAACAATCATGTGCTTAATACCATACTTATTAATTTGTTCACTTCCATTCTGGGTGTAAGCAAGTTCACGGTCCGTTTACCGGCTTTTATTGCTGGCGTTGCCTGTTTGCCCTTGTTCTACATGTTCGTACGGCACATGTTCAACCGCTACATAGCCTTGGTGGCATTGGCTTTCGTGGCCAGTTCACCGCGCCTCATCGAATACAGTGCGTTGGGTAGAGGGTATGCTATCACGTGGTTGTGTTTGATCCTCGCGCTTTTGTTGGGAAGGCGATTCGCCAAGGAGAACGATCTTGTAAGTGCTATGTTGATCGGCGTAGTCTGCGCTATTGGTATGTGGGCCGTTCCTACTATGGTCTATCCAGCCCTTATGATCTATCTCTGGTTGATCCTATATATTCTGAACAAATACAAGGATTCACGGATCGATCGCGTTTGGAATTGGTTAGGGTCCATTATTGTTTTCGTGATCTTATCCCTTCTGCTTTATGCGCCAATGTTGATCGTGAACGGAGCCGTGGGCTACGGTCGGTTATCTGTTACGCCGGAGCGGACATTGGAGATGTTCTCCGTGGTTTCTGGCGATAAGGCACTAGAGATCTGGGCATGGTTCAGTGACCCGGGGCATTTTTGGATATCCATGTTGGTTTGTGTGGGACTCGTTTTCGCGGGATTCATATCCGTTAAGTACAGGTTGCTAATGGCTGCCATGTTCTTTGGCGCTGTGCCGCTGGTGGTATATCAATTGGAGGTTCCGCCACCTCGTGTTTGGGTGTATACGCTGTTCATATTCCACCTTAGTTCCGCGATCGCATTGTACTACCTGCTGAAGCTGTTCCATGATAATGGCATGAAAGCATTGACGGAAAGACGACGTGCCGTTTTAATGAGTTTTGCAGTTCTACTTGGTTTCGGGATCTCTGGAATGGATCATCTAATGAGTGATAGGAGTCGCAGTGGAGACGCTACTTTTTCTGCAGCGAGGATCAGTGCTTCGATTGTTCCAGAAGATCGCGTGATCACGCAATACCCTTGGGAAGCACCCATGGAATTCGAGGCTATGGCAAATGGAGTCGATCGTCGCGTTTTCTATAACCCCATACCGGAAAATGGTTCGATCTATGTCCTGGTCGGCACTAAAGAAGACCAGTCTCTTGCGGGTGTGCTGGCCCACAATGGTTTTTTTCAAAAAGACCTCCCACTTTTCGAGTTGGTTGAAGATACCAATGGATTGAAGACCTTTGTGGCCCGAATTAAGGAGGGCAGTTGATCAGAGGATGATCGATCGAACACTCCAATAGACCTAAAAACTACACGGATCAACCGGTCCACAAGAGCATTCAACGATGGCAGAAGAAGGACGTCAGATAATTTTCAATATGGTAAAGGTGGGCAAAACGCTCTCCTCTGGCAAGAAGATACTTAATGATATTTACCTCGGTTTCTATTACGGAGCCAAGATCGGTATACTGGGTCTAAATGGTAGTGGTAAATCCACACTCATGCGGATCATTGCGGGCAAGGACAAGAATTTCGACGGTGATGTACACCTTTCTCCGGGCTACACCATTGGGCACTTGGAGCAGGAGCCTGACCTGGATGAGTCCAAGACCGTGATCGATATCGTTCGCGAAGGGGTGCAACCTATTATGGACCTGCTCAAAGAATTCGAGGATGTGAACAATAAGTTCGCTGACGAGGAGATCTTGAATGATCCGGACAAAATGCAAAAGCTGATCGATCGCCAAGCTGCATTGCAGGATAAGATCGAAGCAACAGGGGCGTGGGAGATCGACCAGAAATTGGATATAGCAATGGATGCGCTGCGTTGTCCTGAGCCGGATGCGAAGATCAGCGTACTATCCGGTGGTGAGCGCCGCCGTGTGGCCCTGTGCCGCTTGCTGTTGCAAAGCCCGGATATTCTGCTGTTGGATGAACCGACCAATCACCTGGACGCAGAAAGCGTTGCCTGGTTGGAGCAGCACTTGGCTGCATACAAAGGAACCGTCATCGCTATTACGCACGATCGTTACTTCCTGGATAACGTGGCCGGTTGGATCCTTGAGCTGGATCGTGGCGAGGGCATTCCATACAAGGGTAATTACACCAATTGGTTGGAGCAGAAGACCGAACGGTTAACACGTGAAGAAAAGACCGAAAGCAAACGCAATCGTATCCTGAAGCAGGAGCTCGAATGGGTAAGGAGCAATGCGAAAGCGCGCCGTACGAAGAGCAAGGCACGTTTGGAGAACTACGAGAAATTGCAGAGTGAAACGGTGAAGGAGAAAGAGGCCAAGTTGGAGATCTACATCCCGAACGGTCAACGCTTGGGTGATAAGGTGATCGAGTTCAAGGATGTGTCCAAAGGGTTTGGCGATCGCATGCTTTTCGAGAACCTCACTTTCGCTTTACCACCTGCGGGTATCGTAGGCATCATAGGCCCCAACGGTGCTGGTAAGACCACCTTGTTCCGTATGGTCATGGGCGAGGAGAAGGCCGATTCCGGAACGATCACACTTGGTGATACCGTTCAGTTGGCCTACGTGGATCAAAGTCACAAGGAATTACTACCTGAGAAGACCGTCTATGAAGTGGTGAGCGGTGGATTGGAGAACATGTCCATCGGTGGTACGTTGGTGAACAGCCGCGCCTACTTGGCACGATTCAACTTCACCGGTACTGACCAGAATAAGAAGGTGAATGTGCTCTCCGGTGGAGAACGCAATCGCTTGCATTTGGCCATGACCTTGAAGCAAGGAAGCAACGTGTTGTTGTTGGACGAACCGACGAACGACCTCGATGTGAATACGCTCCGTGCGTTGGAAGAAGCCATTCAGGACTACAGCGGCTGCGCCGTTATCATTAGCCACGATCGTTGGTTCATGGATCGGGTTTGTACGCACATTCTTGCATTCGAAGGCAATAGCAATGTCTATTGGTTCGAGGGTGGCTTCAGCGAATACGAAGAGAACTACAAGAAGCGAGTAGGGGATGTGGTGCCGAAGCGATTGAAGTATAGGAAGTTGGTGAGAGGGTGAGCAACCCACGTCCATGAAATTGAGAAACCCCGGTCCCGTGCCGGGGTTTCTTGTTAAGTGAACGAACTGATCTCTGCGTGGTCATTGTGTAGCTTATGATAAACGTACTTCTCTGGATCATCTACAACAGAGGTTCTTTGATGTTCGGCGTTCTGGAAGACAATAACCACCAAGATCATTCACTGAATGAATAAGAACGGCATGCCTACTTTGTACGCAGTAGTTTTTTGAGGATCGATCAAGGCTTTGATCAACCTCACTGGCAATGGCTCTGTTCAAAAGGATCAATAGCACCAATCTCAGTTCTTCGGATCGATCGATCTGGTTGTTATTGGTCGTTACGGCATTCTCTATTCCGCTATCGTTGAAACTCTATTCAACTGAAAGGGATCTTGAAGTGATATTTCCAGCTGAACTACTTGTAGGGTTAACGGCGCTATACGTGATCATACGCTGGGTGGTATCACAACGCGCCAGATCCGCTCTGGATATGCAAGCGCTGAAACATCCGATCGTGATCCTTATTGCGCTGGATCTCATGATCAGCGTTGTGAGTTATTGGGGTTCGGATGAACCAATGGTTTCATTGAAGTGGCTCGTGGTGCGCACTTCCTATGTGTTGGTTTTCTTCTTGGTTCCGTTACTGATACGCGAGTTCAATAAGGAGAAGCTTGTTAAGTTATTGACCTACCATGCGTGGGCATTGATCCTGGTGGTCATTTGGGTCTTCAAAGCAGCCTTCGAACAAGGCTTTGATCGCAATGTTGCGAACTATTCCTGCATGCCGTTCTACAATGACCATACGATCTATGCAGCGGCGCTCGTCTTTTCATTGTTCACATTCTTGATCAGCGTATTTTCCCGAAAGGAAGAAGGTGCGTCGCTCTTCGGTGGTGCAGTAACTGTTGTTCTGGTTTCCGTTGTGGTGATCGCTCTTGTATTGTCCTACACGCGGGCAGCCTGGTTGAGTGTTGTCGTGGTTGTTATTCTCGGTGTTGTACTACTCATTCGGCCGAGGCCTGCTGTATGGCTTGGCTGTACCTTGATCATAATGCTCGTTGCAATTTTTTCATGGCGTCCATTGCAAAAGGCAGCGTTGGAACATAAAGGCGATGCGGACGCGGACAACGCTGGGATCTCCGAAGTGCTTTGGTCGTACGCTAACATATCAACTGATGCCAGCAATAGGGAACGTTTAGTGCGATGGTCCAGCGCCTACTCAATATTCTTGGCCGATCCATTCCTCGGATGTGGACCGGGCATGTTCAAGTTCAAGTATCCGCTATATCAGGATCCGGAACACGCAAGCTTCAGGACCGTGCCGCAACCAACTTCGGCATACATCAGTAGAGTTTGGGAACCGACATCAGACCTTATTGTAAGGGACAACCCTCAGAACTTGTACGTCGATCCCGGTACAGCGCATTCCGAATACCTATTGGCTTTGAGTGAACGCGGACCGGTTGCATTGTCCTTGTTCATCGGGATCTTTGTTGCTATGGTTCTACGCTATGTTGACCGGATCCGCGAAATGACCGATCGATCAGCGATGATCCAATTCCTTCTGGTTGTACTGGCCATTCTGGCCTATGGTGTTCACGGATTCTTCAACAATTATCTTGATGATTGTAAAATAGCTTTTCCCTTGTATTTTTTTCTGGTACTCTTCATTCGTATGGATCAGCACCAGTTCGGAAAAAACGTTCCTGCTGGCGGTCAGCTCCCATGAAGTGTATTCAGTGAAACCCAATTTTCTTTGAACTGGGTTCTTCGAACACGCCAGAAAACGAACCCTCCGAAAACCATGACCATAGCGATCAAGAGCGCTCCAAGGATCCTTTGCAGAATGATCATGTTCGGTTCTGTCGAAATGTCCGGCATCGCTTTGCGGACAAGATGAATGCCCGGTGCCAATTCCTGGTCCTTTAGGGTTTTTGCGATCTCCTGAAGTTTTAGAGCGCCTATCAATTCCGCATTCGCGGATTCAACCCGGTTCATGATCCCGGTCAATTTGATCTCCAGATCAGTGAGTTCCCCATCCGACCGAAGGCTCTGTGCTTTGTCCAGCGTCGCCGATAGTACGCTAAGCTGTGTATCGAAATTCGCCTGATCCTGGGCGATCAGTTTTTCATAGGAGCGGATCAAGATCTCCTGTCGACCCCTGAAATCAGCTAGGCAACGCTGAAAGAGATATTGCGCTGCACCGTTGGCAATTTCAGCTGCGAATAAGGGGTCTTGATCCTGAACAACTATGTTCACCGTGAATTTATCGATCTGTTTGGCTCTGATCCGGGCGTTCATGAATTCGTAGCAGATCAAGTTGCCGTTCGGAACGTTAGCACCAATTCCATAATGTGTTCGAAGGTCGAATTGTTCATTCAAATGATCTTGGAAGCTGGTGGAAGCAAGTTCGCTGAGCACCCAGAGAAGATCAGCAGAAGGTTCAGGAAAAATACTCGCCTCGCCAACAATCGTGTTCTTTGGTTGAACGAATATGGAAGTGTAGGATGTGTAAAGAGGCGGCGTTTCCATAGCGATCGCGATGAAGCATGACGAAAGAGCCACAATTGCAACCGTTATCCACGTGCCCTTCTTGCGCAAGTATTCCAACAAAGTTTCATGGTCATGCTTCATTCCGGTAGGCTCGGACGTGTCATCAGCATAAAACGCTGTTTCGGGATCCAAGAAAGGCTTTGGCTCGATCCTATTTGGCCGTGCGGGTCGTGTCACTGTTTCCATGTCTAAGTGTTACTGTTTCCTCTAAATGGAATAGATCGATTTTTTTAAATATATGGTTAATGGACGGTTCATCTTGATCCAGATTGCTCAGGCCAATTTCGTGTTCCGGTTCCAAAGAGCATAAAACATACGAATACCAAGGATCCCAGCGCATTGACCCGAAGGTCACTTACCGCATCCAACTCCAACTGGAATGGGGGCCTGCCATTAACATAGTTCTGGAATAACTCGTTCGTGTACCCGATCAAATTGAAGATCAACACAACAATTATGATCGTCCTTGCTTTTGGCCATTTGGGCATGTAAACGTTGAAGTAGCACGTGGTCAATAAACAGATCACGAGTGCGAAGGATCCATGTTCCACAATGTTGATCATACGCTCGATCCCATCGTTGAACTGGAATTGACGTGATCTGTTGATGACGATGAAAAGCAAGTATAGGATGAATATGCTCGTGTAGGTCTTGTGGCCCTTAAGGTTGCGATACAGTGGACGGCTCTGTAGGAATTCGATCACTACAATGAAGAATACGGCATAGGAGTAGAGGAAGTAGTGCCTTCCAATGGTAATGATGCAAAGTGCAAGAATGAAGAAGAGTCGAGCAGGTGTGAGCATGTGGTTCAATACAGTACTTTCAATAAGACTGTGGGATCTATGAATGGTTGCTCTCCCCGGAATGGCAAGTGGGTCAAAATGTCGGATCTAAATGGATGACCATAGTAAGATCGAGGTGGCCTTGGTCGTGCTGTTCTCTCGATATACCCAACTGACCTATCTTTGGCCGATCAAGAAACACTAAAAGCGGATCTTCATCCCAGAATGAAGCCGTTGGATCGAAAAACGAATTACAGCAACCACATTCAAGAACGGTGGCTTTGGAGATTTCCCGATCTATTCGTTCTGTTGGTTCGCGTAAACCTTAAAACTAACCTACTAACAATTAATACTGCTTGGATGAAACAACTTTTCACATTACTCTTGATTGCTTCCGTGGGATACTGCTCTGCCCAAAAAATGGAGGTCTTCGTTAAACCGGAAACAGCTGAACTGTACGTGCAATCCGTCAAATCGGGCAATAACAAGAAAGTTAATCTAAAGACCGCGAGCATGGGTGTGCTTGCAGTAGCGCCCGATCATGTTACCGAAGGAAAAACCTTCGCAGAACTTGCAAAGGTTGGTGGTGAAACATTTACGTTCGAACTGAAAAAGATTTCCCCGCTACCAGCGGGTTATACTTCCAAGAAACTGGAACTGGGGCAGATCACGGACGCTACCGGTTTCGTGGAAAAACCGGCAAGGAACGGTTTGTACGGTATTCATTTGGCTGCTACTGAATTGAACA
The nucleotide sequence above comes from Flavobacteriales bacterium. Encoded proteins:
- the ettA gene encoding energy-dependent translational throttle protein EttA, whose amino-acid sequence is MAEEGRQIIFNMVKVGKTLSSGKKILNDIYLGFYYGAKIGILGLNGSGKSTLMRIIAGKDKNFDGDVHLSPGYTIGHLEQEPDLDESKTVIDIVREGVQPIMDLLKEFEDVNNKFADEEILNDPDKMQKLIDRQAALQDKIEATGAWEIDQKLDIAMDALRCPEPDAKISVLSGGERRRVALCRLLLQSPDILLLDEPTNHLDAESVAWLEQHLAAYKGTVIAITHDRYFLDNVAGWILELDRGEGIPYKGNYTNWLEQKTERLTREEKTESKRNRILKQELEWVRSNAKARRTKSKARLENYEKLQSETVKEKEAKLEIYIPNGQRLGDKVIEFKDVSKGFGDRMLFENLTFALPPAGIVGIIGPNGAGKTTLFRMVMGEEKADSGTITLGDTVQLAYVDQSHKELLPEKTVYEVVSGGLENMSIGGTLVNSRAYLARFNFTGTDQNKKVNVLSGGERNRLHLAMTLKQGSNVLLLDEPTNDLDVNTLRALEEAIQDYSGCAVIISHDRWFMDRVCTHILAFEGNSNVYWFEGGFSEYEENYKKRVGDVVPKRLKYRKLVRG
- a CDS encoding agmatinase family protein, with product MSKATKIKNFDANGPAPEDAGIYGLPFTAEEADIVLIPVPWEVTTSYGAGTSCGPEAILEASYQVDLFHREFPELWKRGIAMDELPMALLEQSQALKKEAKHVMDLLIKGGDKKKQARAKKALDLINAECEVMNAWVEQRAGYWMDQGKLVGLVGGDHSTPLGLFQAQAKRHKEFGILHIDAHMDLRIAYEDFTYSHASIMYNTLPIKQMKQLVSVGIRDFCEQENTVFLKQKDRVKVILSADIRRQQFDGITWREQCDAIISALPEKVHISFDIDGLEPTLCPNTGTPVPGGLQFEEATYLLSRLAASGKKIIGFDLVEVAPGAHDEWDANVGARLLYHLCGILAK
- a CDS encoding PspC domain-containing protein; translated protein: MKKTLTANISGTVFHIEEDAYEKLQRYLSSIRGQFTGTDGRDEIMADIEARISELFQERLDGKRQVVNVEDVAHIIGIMGQPEDYMDSSDDGENNAHANAGSDPNWTFGGGRKHRRLMRDTEDKWVGGVLSGVGAYFGFDPLILRLIYIALLFMGVGVLIYIILWIVVPPADSAADRLEMRGEPVTVDNLKKVFDEGAERVKTGATHVANEASDLGKRFAGSGAGPRKDQFARTAARGVGVLGKIIGVALIIAGFLIGMMLIAGIVGAGTLTYDSLSGGSGAGYFEMGGLFFASSSQAIWFVLASILLALIPVIALVLLGLRLVFNTKSPGWFSGTLAAVWFIALIVTMVLGIRLGNDFKRSEKLRTEVEMLQPTGQILHVNSMIDEEDDRNWKISFNNGRTGWDADLFRTSADSIHGAWAQMDVKRSPDHNYHLIVERKAQARSLKSSMIRASNITFKVSQVDSILELSPWLNFPKSDKIRAQRIRFIVQVPLGKAIHLGDNTGFMLDDVDNVTNTYDGDMVGQTWTMTLSGLSRDVDPDHVPDDLPIQPNAPAIDTTGTKSNIVVSIGNWKLSGSSDQVEEDRSTASTSNDVAYKLPNVLDLLFQRM
- the vanZ gene encoding VanZ family protein; translation: MLTPARLFFILALCIITIGRHYFLYSYAVFFIVVIEFLQSRPLYRNLKGHKTYTSIFILYLLFIVINRSRQFQFNDGIERMINIVEHGSFALVICLLTTCYFNVYMPKWPKARTIIIVVLIFNLIGYTNELFQNYVNGRPPFQLELDAVSDLRVNALGSLVFVCFMLFGTGTRNWPEQSGSR
- a CDS encoding glycosyltransferase family 39 protein, whose translation is MVRRFFFVFPIFLALLGLIALGVSTLDHATVLDHLNRAAADGNVDSYSAGLHGQIQGNFRVAALILGAFAVCMFLLRDQLTIWFTSEGGIARFITEAKKLKRDYAKRTSKGHKQMVLLIVLVGVILRCVMLFQPITYDEAFTYTYFATRPLYIILSDYSYPNNHVLNTILINLFTSILGVSKFTVRLPAFIAGVACLPLFYMFVRHMFNRYIALVALAFVASSPRLIEYSALGRGYAITWLCLILALLLGRRFAKENDLVSAMLIGVVCAIGMWAVPTMVYPALMIYLWLILYILNKYKDSRIDRVWNWLGSIIVFVILSLLLYAPMLIVNGAVGYGRLSVTPERTLEMFSVVSGDKALEIWAWFSDPGHFWISMLVCVGLVFAGFISVKYRLLMAAMFFGAVPLVVYQLEVPPPRVWVYTLFIFHLSSAIALYYLLKLFHDNGMKALTERRRAVLMSFAVLLGFGISGMDHLMSDRSRSGDATFSAARISASIVPEDRVITQYPWEAPMEFEAMANGVDRRVFYNPIPENGSIYVLVGTKEDQSLAGVLAHNGFFQKDLPLFELVEDTNGLKTFVARIKEGS
- a CDS encoding O-antigen ligase family protein; amino-acid sequence: MALFKRINSTNLSSSDRSIWLLLVVTAFSIPLSLKLYSTERDLEVIFPAELLVGLTALYVIIRWVVSQRARSALDMQALKHPIVILIALDLMISVVSYWGSDEPMVSLKWLVVRTSYVLVFFLVPLLIREFNKEKLVKLLTYHAWALILVVIWVFKAAFEQGFDRNVANYSCMPFYNDHTIYAAALVFSLFTFLISVFSRKEEGASLFGGAVTVVLVSVVVIALVLSYTRAAWLSVVVVVILGVVLLIRPRPAVWLGCTLIIMLVAIFSWRPLQKAALEHKGDADADNAGISEVLWSYANISTDASNRERLVRWSSAYSIFLADPFLGCGPGMFKFKYPLYQDPEHASFRTVPQPTSAYISRVWEPTSDLIVRDNPQNLYVDPGTAHSEYLLALSERGPVALSLFIGIFVAMVLRYVDRIREMTDRSAMIQFLLVVLAILAYGVHGFFNNYLDDCKIAFPLYFFLVLFIRMDQHQFGKNVPAGGQLP
- a CDS encoding PadR family transcriptional regulator is translated as MKVENTKAQMRKGVLEYCILGVLAQGELYPSDIISKLKEAKLIVVEGTLYPLLTRLKDAGLLNYRWEESRSGPPRKYYKLTTVGDKFLTELDQTWDELSLAVKKTTRLNK